CAACGCCGCGGCCGTGGACTACTATGGCTACAGCCGCGACGAATTCCTCGCGCTGTCGCTTCGCGACATCCGTCCGCCGGAGGAGGTAGCGCGCATGGAGGCGGATCTCCTCAAGCTCGGTCCGCGCCCGGAATCGCGCGGCACCTGGCGCCACCTCAAGCGCGACGGCACGGTCACCGAGGTCGAGATCGTGTCCCACGAAATCCCCTTCCGGGGCCAGCGCGCCGCGCTGACCGTCGTCACCGACGTCACCGAACGCCACCGCGCCCAGCAGGCGCTGCGCCGGTCCGAGGAACGGTACCGGACGCTCATTCGCGAATCGCCCTACGGCATCGCGTTGTCGACGCCCGAAGGCGTGATCGTCGAAGCGAACCCGGCGCTCGTCGGCATGCTCGGCTACACGTCGGGCGACGAACTGGTCGGCAAGTCGGTGGCCGAATTGTACCAGGACCCCGCGGAGCGCGACGTGATCTCCCGGGCGCTGAATGCCACGGGCTACTGCCGGCGCGAGGCGCTCCAGTGGAAGCGGCGCGACGGCGGCCTGATCACCGCCCGGCTCACCGCGCGCCTCGTGGCCGCGACGCGCGAATCGGACGCGTACGTCGAGGCGATCGTGGAGGACGTCACGGAACGCGTGCGCCTGGAGGAGCAGTTCCAGCTGGCCCAGCGCATGGAAGCGGTGGGCCGCCTGGCCGGTGGCATCGCGCACGACTTCAACAATCTGTTGACCGTGATCATGACCACCACCGAACTGCTGCTCGACAGCGAGTCCGCGCAGGGGCCGCAGCATGCCGAACTGCAGGACGTGTACCGCAGCGCGCAACGGGGCGCCGAACTGACGCGCCAACTCCTCGCCTTCAGCCGGCGGCAGGTGCTCTCCATCCAACCGATGAGCGTGAACAAGCTGGTCGCGGACGTCGAGAGCCTGCTCGGACGCCTGCTCGGCGAGGATGTGCAGCTGAAATCGGTGCTCACGACCGGGCCCGATATCGTGCGCGCCGACCCGAACCAGGTGGAGCAGGTGCTGCTCAACCTGGCGGTGAATGCCCGCGATGCGATGCCGGAAGGTGGCCAGCTCGTCATCGAGACCGAGGCGATCGAGCTCGCGGTCGGCCAAGGGATGGCCGGCGAGCCCATGGCGCCCGGCGCTTACGTGCGGATCGTGGTATCCGACAACGGCGAGGGCATGCCGCCGGACGTGCGCGAGCACGCGTTCGAGCCCTTCTTCACCACCAAGGGAAAGGACAAGGGCACGGGGCTCGGACTCGCCACGGTCTACGGCGTCGTCAAGCAGCTGGGCGGCTACGTGTGGTTGTACAGCGAGGTGGGCCTCGGCACGACGTTCAAGATCTATCTGCCACGGGTGGAGGACGCCCCCCGCCAGCGGGCCCCGGAGCCGTCGCGCCGCCAGGCCACCGAGGGCTCCGAGACGATCCTGATCGCCGAGGACGAGGACGCCATCCGCACCCTCCTGAGCCGGGTGCTCACGAGCCGCGGCTACACCGTGATCGCCGAGGCGAGCGGCGAGGACGCGCTCCGCCGCGCCGCCGAGCACCGCGGCGCCATCGACCTGCTGGTGACCGACGTCGTGATGGCCGGCATGACCGGCCCGCAACTCGCAGCCCGCCTGGCCGACCTCCACCCCGAGACCATTCCACTCTTCTTATCCGGCTACACCGACGAAGCCGTACTCAAATTCGGCGTCGCCACGGGCCGCATGGCCTTCCTGCAGAAGCCGTTCACCCACACGGTGTTCCTGGCAAAAGTGCGGGATGTGCTGACGGGTAGGAGCGAAGGACAGTAAGACAGTAGGACGGAAGCCGGCGTTCCGCAGTTATCCGTCCTACTGTCCTACCCTCCTCCCGTCCTACTTCTTCACCTCCACCTGCCCCCGGATCTCCCCGCCCGGATGCGCCGCCGTGTGCACGTTCACGTACGCGTCGCCGTTCGCGAGCAGCGTCTTGAGCGAATCGCCCGAGACCCCTTTGCTCACGTCCTTGGCCAGATCGATGTAGCCCCTGGCGAGCGTGCCGCGCGCCTCATGCTTGATCTCGAAGCTGTAGACCGGCGGCCCCGACGCACCGACCTTGCCCACGTGGATGTGCGCCATCGTGGCCGGTCCGCTCAGGCCGGCCACGGTGAGCGTGTACCGCAGCCGCGTCCCTTCGAGCACCAGTGTTGCGGTCCCCGTGCCGGTCACCGTGGTCGCGGGCGTCTCGCTGGCGCCGGTCATGTGCGCGACGTAGGTGACGGGGGGGGCCGGCCGCACCGGGTGCGTGGGCGTGGCCCATCCCGACACGGCGAGGGCGGACGCGGCGATGGCGAGCAGACGAACGTTCATGGCATGTTCTCCTGGAAATGGGACCGGGCCCCCCACGGCGCGCGGGGATCGCCCACAACGAGATCGGTGAAAGGCTCACGGGGATGGGAGGCCGGCCCGACAGACGGCCCCGATCGCACGCGCTACGCTGCGGCATAGGTGGCGTGCGCCCACCCCAATGGAACCACGCGAGGGGGGGACACGTTCCATCAATCTTGGGGGGCCGGATGCCGAACGCCACACCAACCAGTACTGCGCCCGGAGCACCGGCCACCGAACGGGCCCAATTGACGGCCCCACGGCACGTGCTGGCCTTCGGTCCGGCCGCCGTCGCCCGCAGCACGCCGCGCATGTGGGCCATCCTCCGCGTTCTCCGGCGGCACGGCATTCTGGGCGCCGTCCGCGGCCGCCGGCACTGGCCCGACCCGGTGGCCGTCCGCACGGCGCTCGAGGAACTCGGCGTGGTGTTCCTCAAGTTCGGCCAGGTGCTCGCCGTGCGGCGCGACCTCTTGCCCGACGAGTACACCGGCGAACTGGAGCGGCTGCACGACGCCCTCTCGCCCATGCCGTTCGCCGACGTGGCGGCGGCGGTGGAGCACGACCTGGGAGGCCGGCTGCGCGACCACTTCGCGACGGTGGACGAGCGGCCCCTGGCGGCGGCGACCATCGCCCAGGTTCACCGCGCCACGCTGCCCGACGGGCGCGAGATCGTGCTCAAGGTGCGCCGCCCGGGGCTCGAGAGCCGCGTGGCCGAGGACGTGTCCATTCTCGCCTATCTCGCCGCGCTCGCCGAGCGCTACGTGCCGCGGCTGCAGACGTTCGACCTGGTGGGGCTTATTCAGGAATTCCGATACAGCCTGCAGCGCGAGCTGGACTTCCGTCTGGAAGCGCGCACCATCCGCCGTTTCCGCGATGCGTTGCGCGACGTGGACGGCGTGTGGACGCCGGACATCGTGCCGGCCTATTGCGGCCAGGGCGTGATCGCCATGGAATTCTTTCGCGGCGTGCGGGTGGACCGCTACGCCGAAACGCACCCCGAGGCGCGCGCCCACCTCGCGCGCACGATCGCTTCGCTGCTCCTCCATCAGATCTTCGAAGCCGGGCTCTTCCAGGCCGATCCGCATCCCGGGAACCTGGCCGTACTCGCCGACGGGCGCCTCTGCCTGCACGACTTCGGCATGGTGGGCGAACTCGACGCGGCCATGCGCGACAGCCTCACGGCCCTGCTCGATGCCGTCGTGCGCGGCGACGTGCGCGACACGGCCGACGCGTATCTCGACGTCGGCCTCGTCGGGGCCGACGTCGACCGGCCGGCACTGGAAGCCGATCTCAGCACCCTCCTGCGCCGCATCCACGAGCAGGACCTGGCCGAGGTCTCGGTGGGCGACGCACTCCAGTCGCTATTGCGCGTGGGCACGAACCACCGCATTCGCAATCCGGGCCCCATCCTGCTCCTCACGCGCGCCTTCCTGCTCGCCGAAGCCGTGATGCGCGATCTCGACCCATCGCTGAGCGTCGCCCAGGCCTTCCAGGACGAGTTGCGCCGGGTGGCCGTGCGGCGCTTCGCCCCCGCCCGGCTGATCGACGACGCGCGCCACGTGAGCCGGGACCTGGAACGGCTGCTCGGCACCGGGCCCGCCGACGTCCGGCGCACGCTGCGCCGGCTGGCCGACGGGGACCTGGGGCAGGTCCACATTCCGGCGTTGGAGCGCACCGAACGGCGCGCCACCCGCGGCATCGAGCGCCTGGCCGGCGCCGTGGCGTCGGCGGCGCTGCTCGTCTCGGGGAGCCTGCTGGTGGTGGCCGGCGGCTGGTACCGCTACGCCGGCGATCCGTTGCTCGTCATGGGCGCCGTCGGCACCGCCGTGGTCGGGCTCGGCGCGTGGCGGGCACGCGCCCGCTAGCCGACCGACCGAGCAGCGCGTTCTGCGCGCGGGCCGAGCGGCAGATCGCGGAACCGCACCAGGTAGAGCACGGCGAGCAGCACCGCGGCCACCAGAACCGCCCACGAGCGCTGCTCCGGCGCGGTTTCGATCGTGACCGATACCACGTCCCCGGCCGCGAGCCCACCGACCGACAGCCGCACGGCCCGCCGATCGTCCGCCGTGTCGGGTGACATCGGCCACACCCCGGCGCGCCGGTCCGACGGCGGTATCGTGTAGCTCACGTTCCGCGCCAGCCGCCCCGGCGGCAGTTCGATGACCAGATGGTACTCGTCGATCGTGGTGCCGGTGGCGTTGGCGAACCGGTACGCGAACACGTCGCCGAGCGCGCGCCCCGCGAACTCGGCGCGAATGCGAGCCGCGCCGCCGCCGGCCAACCGCACCAACAGCCGCGACACGGACGCGCCCGATTGGACCTCCGCCGACGCGCCGGGGGGCAGTTCCAGGCGAGTGGCGCCGCCGAGCGGCCACGCCACCGGGATCTCCACCACGCCCGCGTGGGCGCCGGCGACGACCACGTCCAACGCGATCGCCGCGCGGTCACCGGTGAGCACGATCCGTTCGCCGTACGACGTGATGGTATCGGCCGGCCCCGCCGCCTGGAGCAGCGCCGCCGCTACGAGCGCGGCCAGCATCATACGCGGGCCCCGAATGACGGCGTGAGCCCCAGCCAGTGGAAGTAGGTGGCCCCGGCGATCAGCAATAGCAGATAGCCGACGGTGCACACGGTGAGCCCGTAGCGAAGGTTGTCACGCGCCGAGTACTGGTTGGTGGCGTAGAGGATGACGTTGGGCTTGCCGCTGATCGGCAGCCCGATCACCCAGTCGATGGTGAACGCCGCGGGCAGCGCCAGGCTCGCCGGGTCCCAGCCCAGGCCGCGGGCCAGCAGGATGATCACGGGAATCATGATCACCGTGCGCACCGTCTTGGACGTGGAGAGGAGGTGGCTGTACAGCATCACGGCGATGACGACGGCGTAGGTGTAGCCGAACGCCACGTGCTGGAGCCGGAGACCGCCGAAGATGCGCTGCACGGCCCATGCGGCGGCGCCGGTGCTGTCCAGGGCCAGTCCGCCGGCGTAGGCGCCGGCACTGAACACCATCAGATGCCAGGGAATGTCGGTGTCCTGCCACTCGAGCAGGCCGACGCGTGGCATGAGGGCGATGGCGGCGCCGACCATGGCCGAGATCGGGGCGCCGAGTTCGAGGCCGAACCAGCGCTGCTGGTACCGGTCGGTGGCCCAGAGAAAGATGACGAGGAAGAAGATGGCCAGGGCCCGCCATTCCCTGGCGCTGATCGGGCCCATCGCGGCCTTCTCGCGGGCCACGACGTCCAGTCCGCCGGCAATGACGGGCCGCCGCTCGGCGGGCGGGATGCGAAAGATCACGCGCGGCCCGAGCCACCAGGCGAAGAACACGGTGAGCACGGCCACCGGCGCCGAGGCGATCAGCCAGTCCGTGTAGTAGACCCGGTGCCCGCCCAGGCTCTGGACGAACCCCACCGCGAGGATGTTGGCGGCACTCCCCGTCATCACCGTCGATGACAGAATACTAATGCCCGTGAGGTTGAGCAGGAACAGGTTCCGCCCGAAATTCGTGGGATGCTCGGACGTCGAGCCGTAGATGGCGGCCACGGCGATCATCAGCGGGAGCGTGAGCGCGGCCCGCGCCGCCGTGGCCGGAATGAGCGGCGCCAGGGCAAGTTGCAGCACCACGAACGCCCCCAGCGCCCACGACGCCCGGGCGCCGAACCGGAGAATCAGGGTCAGCGCCAGCCGCTTGGCGAGCCGCGTCTTGACCAGCATGGCGCTGAGAATGAACGCCAGGATGTTGAGCCAGATGACGTCCAGCCCGAACACGCCCATGACATCGGTGGCCCCCCACCCGCGCAGGGTGACGAGCAGCAGCATCAGCACCAGCGACGTGAGATACGTGGGCACCGGCTCGGTCACCCACCAGACCAGCGCGAGGGCGAACGCGGCCGCCGAGACCTGGCCCGCGGCGGTCAGCCCGGGGGGGGTCGGGGCATAGTAGAGCCACAGGAAGACGAGGATCCCCGCCGGAAATCCCAGGTAGCGCGCCCATCGGTCGAACGCGCCGGCGGGGGGGTGCTGCTTGGGCGACAGCGCGAACCGGTCGAGCGCCAGCAGGTGCGCCAACTCGGCGTCGCGCGCCGGGAGCGACAGGACGTCAGCCGGCATCGCGCCAGCGGGCGTAGGGGTGGCGCGTGAGATTCGAGTTGTAATATCGCGGGTCGGCCGACACCTCGGCACCGGCCCACGGCGGGAGGGCCACCACGGCGCCGACCGCCGGGAGTTCCACTTCGGCAATGATCAGCCCCGCGTTCTCGCCCTCGAACACGTCCACTTCCCACACCCGGCCTTCGAACGGCACCCGGTACCGCGTCTTCTCGATCAGCGGGCGCGCGCACAGACGGTCCAGCATCGCGTCGGCGTCGGCAACGGGAATCGGGTACTCGAATTCGAGCCGCTCGATCCCCGTCGTCGCGCCCTTGATCGTCAGGAAACCCTGATCGCCCACGGTGCGGACGCGCACCACCCGGTCGGCGTCGGTGGACAGGTAGCCCTGCCGGTACCGTTTGCCCTGCGCCGGGTCGGCGCGCCACACGTCGTGCTTGACCAGGTACTTCCGTTCGATCTCGATGGCCAAAGAACCCTCAGAGTGCCAGTCCGAACCGCATCTGCAAGATGTTGAACTTGTCGCCGGTGAGGAATGGCGCGACCCCAAGATCGGGCTTGGCATACTGGTCGTTCACCACCCGCACGTAGTTCAACATCCACTTGAAGTTTGGATTGATGTACCAGGTGACGCCCAACGTGTAGTTGTTCGCCTTGCCGCCCGTGATGTTCACGCCGGGCGAGAAGTCGTTGAGGATCATCGTGCTGGCCCGCGCCGCCACCTCCCACGCCCCGCGATCGGACTTCGGGAAGATGCGGTCGAACTCGCCCTCCTGCGGCAGGTACGGCCGACTCTCGCCGGTGATGAAGTAGCTCACGAAGGCGTACCCCCCGCCGAACCGCGCCGTGGCGAGCGCAGGATCGAGGCGGTGCACGTCCACGATCGTGTATTCGCTCTGCACCGACCACGGCCCGCGCACCGCCGCGAACTCGCCGTTGAAGTAGTTGGTATAGTCCACGTTCTTGATCTTGCCCGTGGTCAGGAACCGCACCTGGCTCACGTTGGTCTCGGGACGGGCCCGGAACCGCACCTGGTTGGCATCGGCGGGAAGACCGCCGTCGGGAGTGCGGCGGCTGGCGGACACGCCCAGGTGGACCAGGCTGCGGTCGGTGTGGATCGGGGCGATGGTGAACCGCCCGGTGAAGGCGTACCCCTCGGAATACCCGGATTCGTCCACGTCACCGGCGGCCTGGCCGAACGCGCCGACCGACGCCTGCCAGTTGGACCCCCAGCGCGACACGCCCACGCCGATGTGCCGGTCGGGCGAGAAGTTGTCGGCGTACGACCGCTCCATGAACGTGATGTACTTGGACGAGGTCAGCGTCTCGAGACTGAACGGTTCCTTGTAGTTGCCCACCCGGATCAGCGTGTTGGCGAACCCCTGATACCCGAGCCACATGTCCTTCATCTCGACGGCATTGCCCGCGAAGTCGACGTCGAATTCGCCCAGCCAGTCCTTGTACAGGGTGGTCTTGACGCCGAGCCGGGCCCGGCGGACTTCCGAGCCGTTGGCCAGATGGTTCTTCTGCCCGTCGTACACCGCGCCGTCCACCTGGATGCGCCCGTCGAGCCAGTACTTGAACGCGCTGTCCGGGGTCTGGAACACCAGATACCCCCCGTCGTAGGCGCCGGGGAGCGGGATCGGGGCGCCGCCCGTCTGCGCGCCCACGGGTACGGCGACGGCCGTCGCCGCAGCCACGCCGGTCGTCAATATGAGTTTGCGAATAGTTCCTAGCATCGCACCTCCTTGGGGGGGACGGAGGAATGATCGGGGAGCCCGAGAATGCGCTTGAGCGCCCTCGGATAATTCTCATTGGCCGCCGGATCGAGTTTCAGCTCCCGGAGCGCCGCCAGCACGCGCGCCGGATCGGCGTCCTCGAACGACACGGTGTTCCAGCGATGGCCGGCCACCGTGATCTGCCCTCGTTCCCCGTGGCACCCGGCCACCGTCACCGGAATCCGCCGCTTGGCCATCGTGACGATCCGCAACTGCCGGTGCGGCACGACGACCGTCTGCAGCAGTTCGGCCAGGGAACGAATCGGCCTCCCGTCAGCAGGCGCCGGAAGGCCCCACGCCTCGCACGCCGCCGTCAGCGCATCCACCCCGATCGGGAATGGCCGCTTGAGCAGCGGGCACCACTGCTCCAGCCCGGACGCATCGGCCCGCACAAGTCGCTTGATCTCGAGTTGCCCATCGCGGATCTTCACGTTGTGGGGCGAGAGCAGCGAGAGGAGATACGTCTCCTCCCGCTCCCCGGCGACCTGGGACCCCGTGGCACCCTCCACGGGCGGCGGCGCGGCGAACGTCCGTTCGAAGGCGCGCCACTCCCACCGGGGGACGACCGTGGCGCCGACCACGGCCGGGCCCGGTACTACCGTGTCGCTGGTCCTTTCCATCGTGGCCACGCGCTCGCTCCTCGGATCGTTCGAGAAACGTTCGCGTACCCGGGCCACCTCCCCTATCGGGCAAACCTCCAGCACCGGTCAGGCAAACGCACGGGTTTCGACGGCTTTTCTCCGACGCACCCCGGCACTACGCCCGCCCAGCGATCAGATTCGCCCACCCAGCCAGAAACCGAGCACCACGGCCCCGGCCAGCATGGCGAATCCGGGCGCTACCGCCCGCCGGAACTTCGACGACCCGAGCCCCATCGCCACCCCGAACTTGAGCACCGTGTTGGCGAGAATCCCGATCGTGATGCCCTGCGCAGCAAGCACCGAGGACGTGCCGTTGGCGACCGACCGGCACATGGACACGGTGAGTGCGTCCACGTCGGTGAGCCCGAGTACCGCGGCCGACGTCAGCACCCCTGCCGACCCCCACAACTCCCGCGCGAGCGAGAGCAGCATCATCGCAAGCTGGAACGCTACCGCCAACTGGATGGCCGACCACAGTTTGAGCGGGCTCTGCGTCTCGGGCTCGGTCGCCTCCGACGCCGCCGGCCACGGGCGTCGCAGCGCAATCGCCACGAGGCCTGCGCCCACCACCGCCGACGGCAACAGGTACACGAGCAGCTGCCGCGCCACGTCGGCATTGAGCACCGCCGCCGCAGTCACCACCCGCGCCACGAGCACGGTGCACGCCCCCATCACGCCCAGCGCGAGCGGCCCGCTCAGCCCCTCGTCCCGTCGGCTCAGCCTCGAGAATTGCAGCGTCACCGCCGTCGACGACACCAGCCCGCCGAGCATGCCCATGATGCCGTAGCCGCGCCTCGCGCCCACCGCGTGCCGCGCGATGTGCCCGGCAAAGTTGAGCCCGGAGAACAGCAGCACGATCGCCCAGAGCGTGCGCGGGCGGATGCCGCCCAACGGACCGTACGGACCCGGCGGCAGCATCGGCAACACGACGAGCGCGAGCACGGCGAACTGCAGGGCGGCCCGCATCTCGCGCTCGCCGATCTTGCCCACCAGCCAGTGCAGCCGCTCCTTCTCACCGAGCGCGAGCACCACCACGGCCACGGCCCCCGCAGCGAGCCCCATCTCGCCGACGCCGGCAAGGACGGCGAGCGCCAGCACCACCAACGCCGCGGCCTCCGTGGTGCCGTCGAGATCGGCATCGGGCCGCCGCACCGCCATCGCGTACGCCACGGCCGCGAACCCCACCCCAGCGCCCAGCAGCACGCCGCCCGCCACCGCGTAACCCCACGTGAACAGCAGGCCGGCCGCGCCGCCCAGGAGCCCGAGCAGGAAAAAGGTGCGCATGCCGGCAAAGCGCCCCCGGGGCCCGGACGCGTGACCGGACCATTCGCGCTCCGTCCCTACGGCCAGCCCGATCAGTGCGGCGAGACTCAACCGCATGGCCGCATCGAGCACGGAACCGTCAATCGCGAGCACTGCGGCGAGCGCCGTCATGACTCAGTATGCGCTGGTCGATGCCGAGACCGCTACGGCCCGAATATCGTGCCCCCACCAACACCCGGAAAACCACGGTCGCTCGAAGCCTTGCCGCCCTGCGCGCCATGGAGCACTTTCCCGCACTCGGTTCGCGCCGGCCATCCCTTCCCCGCCCAACCGTACCGAGCATCCCCCCCAGCTTTCCCGCCCCCCCCAATCGAGGCGAGTCATGCGCCGTCTCCGCATATCCTCTCCGTCCCGCATCGCGCTCGCCATTGCGCTGCTCGCGGTCGCGTCCCCGGCCCGCGCCCAGCGCGGTGAAACGGCCGCCGACTCCAGCGGCGGCCCCGGCTACAACCTCCCACTGCGACCCGCCAGGCCGCTGCGCTTCACCACCGACGAAGGCACCTGGATGTCGCTCGACGTCTCCAACGACGGCCAGTGGATCGTCTTCGACCTGCTCGGCGACATCTACAAAATGCCGATCGCCGGCGGCAAGGCCACGCGCCTCACCAGCGGACAGGCGTTCGACGGACAGCCGAACTTCAGTCCCGACGGCAAGACGATCGTATTCGTGAGCGACCGCAGTGAGTCGGACAACCTCTGGCTGATGGACGCCGACGGCCGCCACGTGCGCGCGCTCACCAAGGAGACCGACCACAGCTACGTCTCGCCCACGTGGACGCCCGACGGCAAGTACGTCGTCGCCTCCAAGAGCAACAGCTTCTCGGGCGGGGCGTTCAACGTCTTCATGTACTTCGGCGGCGGCGGCACCGGCCTGCAGCTCACGGGAACCGACTCGGCCGCGGCCGGCGGTCGCGGAGGTGGCGGCGGACGCGGCGGTGCGGCCGTACTGAACAACTTCGTGGGCCCGGCCTTCGGACCGGACGGCCGCTACATGTACGTGGCCGCGCGCAACGGCGGCGGCGGATACAACCAGACCTCCCTCGGCTGGCAGATCGCCGTCTACGACCGCGAGACGGGCCGCACGTTCATCCGCACCGACGCGCCCGGCTCGGCCATGCGCCCCGAGGTGAGCCCCGACGGCAAGTGGCTCGTATACGCCACCCGCGAGGACTCGGTCACGTCGCTGCGCATTCGCGAACTCTCAAGCGGCGACGAGCACTGGCTCGTGCATCGCGTCCAGCGCGACGATCAGGAATCGCGATTCACGCGGGACCTCGAACCGCCATTCGCGTTCACGCCCGACGGCAAGTCCATCGTCGCGGCGTATCTCGGCCACTTCTGGCGGGTGAGCGTGCCCGACGGCAAGGCGACGATGATCCCGTTCAGCGCCGACTACGACGAGATGATCGGCGGCGCCATCAAGGAGCAGTACCCGTTCGACGATTCGACGATCACGGTGCACCAGATCCGGGACCTGGCGCCGTCGCCCGATGGCCGGCGGATGGCGTTCACGGCGCTCGACCGGATATGGGTGATGGACCTGCCCGACGGCGCGCCGCACCGGCTCGTCGCGTCGAGCACCGACGGCGAGTACTCGCCGGCCTGGTCGCCCGACGGCCGCTCCATTGCCTACGTGACGTGGAGCGACATCAGCGGCGGCGACATCTACCGGATGAACGCCGATGGATCGGGCGCGCCACAGAAGCTCACGACACAGTCGGCATTCTACGAGAATCTCACCTACGCCCCCGATGGACGCCGGCTCGTATTCGGGCGCGGCCCGCGTGACATGCGTCGGGACCGCGACGAGCTGGAGCGCCCCAACGCGCAGGCCACGGGCGTCGAACTGGCCTGGATGCCCGCCGCCGGCGGCGCGGCGACGATGATCGCTCCGCTCACGACCTTCGGCCAGCCGCATTTCGGACCCGACACGTCGCGCATCTACGTCTCGCAGGGCAGCGTGCTCACGTCCATGCGCTGGGACGGTACCGACGTCAAGGACATCATCCGCTTGGGCGGCGGTGGACGCGGGGCCGGTGGCGGGGGCGGCGGCGCGAGCAACATCCTCCTCTCCCCCGACGGCTCCCGGGTGCTCGTGC
The Gemmatimonadaceae bacterium genome window above contains:
- a CDS encoding PAS domain S-box protein, producing MPSGSKHPHRLHTPTRRRGLSLGVKLPLFIGGLVALVIVVNTWSGFRVQRQTETAEAERRLTNVAAELVRELQTSSTARAAELQLAAQRPAIRAYLAALPAARDRLADAAMIPLLTVGAPVQSVAVELWSADGRVLLSTGTAANFHDRARDEGLMRRAHDTDEAVIGGLRMANDSVAYVAAVRVTVDGRVAGYVVHWRRLTTQPVSRQDVDRLIGTGGRIFVGDVRDSVWTNLATSATPPPIDVAKVTGVMKYHRRAGDMLAVARLVPATPWAVVVEFPADSVNATARETVRRLLAVDALVLLLGLAGAWWLSRRITTRLRRLTAGVGSVVSNDPGGSTAAPHIDLAAGDEITRLGAAFDSMGRRVSEALTARELSEAYYRDLFESIPLPVYLVALDTLAFLAVNAAAVDYYGYSRDEFLALSLRDIRPPEEVARMEADLLKLGPRPESRGTWRHLKRDGTVTEVEIVSHEIPFRGQRAALTVVTDVTERHRAQQALRRSEERYRTLIRESPYGIALSTPEGVIVEANPALVGMLGYTSGDELVGKSVAELYQDPAERDVISRALNATGYCRREALQWKRRDGGLITARLTARLVAATRESDAYVEAIVEDVTERVRLEEQFQLAQRMEAVGRLAGGIAHDFNNLLTVIMTTTELLLDSESAQGPQHAELQDVYRSAQRGAELTRQLLAFSRRQVLSIQPMSVNKLVADVESLLGRLLGEDVQLKSVLTTGPDIVRADPNQVEQVLLNLAVNARDAMPEGGQLVIETEAIELAVGQGMAGEPMAPGAYVRIVVSDNGEGMPPDVREHAFEPFFTTKGKDKGTGLGLATVYGVVKQLGGYVWLYSEVGLGTTFKIYLPRVEDAPRQRAPEPSRRQATEGSETILIAEDEDAIRTLLSRVLTSRGYTVIAEASGEDALRRAAEHRGAIDLLVTDVVMAGMTGPQLAARLADLHPETIPLFLSGYTDEAVLKFGVATGRMAFLQKPFTHTVFLAKVRDVLTGRSEGQ
- a CDS encoding CHRD domain-containing protein; translation: MNVRLLAIAASALAVSGWATPTHPVRPAPPVTYVAHMTGASETPATTVTGTGTATLVLEGTRLRYTLTVAGLSGPATMAHIHVGKVGASGPPVYSFEIKHEARGTLARGYIDLAKDVSKGVSGDSLKTLLANGDAYVNVHTAAHPGGEIRGQVEVKK
- a CDS encoding AarF/UbiB family protein, encoding MTAPRHVLAFGPAAVARSTPRMWAILRVLRRHGILGAVRGRRHWPDPVAVRTALEELGVVFLKFGQVLAVRRDLLPDEYTGELERLHDALSPMPFADVAAAVEHDLGGRLRDHFATVDERPLAAATIAQVHRATLPDGREIVLKVRRPGLESRVAEDVSILAYLAALAERYVPRLQTFDLVGLIQEFRYSLQRELDFRLEARTIRRFRDALRDVDGVWTPDIVPAYCGQGVIAMEFFRGVRVDRYAETHPEARAHLARTIASLLLHQIFEAGLFQADPHPGNLAVLADGRLCLHDFGMVGELDAAMRDSLTALLDAVVRGDVRDTADAYLDVGLVGADVDRPALEADLSTLLRRIHEQDLAEVSVGDALQSLLRVGTNHRIRNPGPILLLTRAFLLAEAVMRDLDPSLSVAQAFQDELRRVAVRRFAPARLIDDARHVSRDLERLLGTGPADVRRTLRRLADGDLGQVHIPALERTERRATRGIERLAGAVASAALLVSGSLLVVAGGWYRYAGDPLLVMGAVGTAVVGLGAWRARAR
- a CDS encoding SLC13 family permease; this translates as MPADVLSLPARDAELAHLLALDRFALSPKQHPPAGAFDRWARYLGFPAGILVFLWLYYAPTPPGLTAAGQVSAAAFALALVWWVTEPVPTYLTSLVLMLLLVTLRGWGATDVMGVFGLDVIWLNILAFILSAMLVKTRLAKRLALTLILRFGARASWALGAFVVLQLALAPLIPATAARAALTLPLMIAVAAIYGSTSEHPTNFGRNLFLLNLTGISILSSTVMTGSAANILAVGFVQSLGGHRVYYTDWLIASAPVAVLTVFFAWWLGPRVIFRIPPAERRPVIAGGLDVVAREKAAMGPISAREWRALAIFFLVIFLWATDRYQQRWFGLELGAPISAMVGAAIALMPRVGLLEWQDTDIPWHLMVFSAGAYAGGLALDSTGAAAWAVQRIFGGLRLQHVAFGYTYAVVIAVMLYSHLLSTSKTVRTVIMIPVIILLARGLGWDPASLALPAAFTIDWVIGLPISGKPNVILYATNQYSARDNLRYGLTVCTVGYLLLLIAGATYFHWLGLTPSFGARV
- a CDS encoding CYTH domain-containing protein, whose translation is MAIEIERKYLVKHDVWRADPAQGKRYRQGYLSTDADRVVRVRTVGDQGFLTIKGATTGIERLEFEYPIPVADADAMLDRLCARPLIEKTRYRVPFEGRVWEVDVFEGENAGLIIAEVELPAVGAVVALPPWAGAEVSADPRYYNSNLTRHPYARWRDAG
- a CDS encoding porin: MLGTIRKLILTTGVAAATAVAVPVGAQTGGAPIPLPGAYDGGYLVFQTPDSAFKYWLDGRIQVDGAVYDGQKNHLANGSEVRRARLGVKTTLYKDWLGEFDVDFAGNAVEMKDMWLGYQGFANTLIRVGNYKEPFSLETLTSSKYITFMERSYADNFSPDRHIGVGVSRWGSNWQASVGAFGQAAGDVDESGYSEGYAFTGRFTIAPIHTDRSLVHLGVSASRRTPDGGLPADANQVRFRARPETNVSQVRFLTTGKIKNVDYTNYFNGEFAAVRGPWSVQSEYTIVDVHRLDPALATARFGGGYAFVSYFITGESRPYLPQEGEFDRIFPKSDRGAWEVAARASTMILNDFSPGVNITGGKANNYTLGVTWYINPNFKWMLNYVRVVNDQYAKPDLGVAPFLTGDKFNILQMRFGLAL
- a CDS encoding DUF4010 domain-containing protein; protein product: MTALAAVLAIDGSVLDAAMRLSLAALIGLAVGTEREWSGHASGPRGRFAGMRTFFLLGLLGGAAGLLFTWGYAVAGGVLLGAGVGFAAVAYAMAVRRPDADLDGTTEAAALVVLALAVLAGVGEMGLAAGAVAVVVLALGEKERLHWLVGKIGEREMRAALQFAVLALVVLPMLPPGPYGPLGGIRPRTLWAIVLLFSGLNFAGHIARHAVGARRGYGIMGMLGGLVSSTAVTLQFSRLSRRDEGLSGPLALGVMGACTVLVARVVTAAAVLNADVARQLLVYLLPSAVVGAGLVAIALRRPWPAASEATEPETQSPLKLWSAIQLAVAFQLAMMLLSLARELWGSAGVLTSAAVLGLTDVDALTVSMCRSVANGTSSVLAAQGITIGILANTVLKFGVAMGLGSSKFRRAVAPGFAMLAGAVVLGFWLGGRI